The Streptosporangiales bacterium DNA segment AGGTATCCACCTGACCGACGTGCCGGTGCTGAACTATGAGCGGCACCTCTTCTACGAGCGAGAGGTGCGCTCCGTCACGTCCAACACCCGCGAGGACGGGAGGGCGTTCCTGCGCTTCGCCGGAGAGCACAGGCTGGAGGTCACGACGGTGCCCTACCGGCTCGACAGAGCCGACCGCGCACTGGCCGACCTCGCCGCCGACGCCGTCACCGGTGCCGCAGTGCTCGTGCCCTGACGTCGCCCTTTATCGCCACACCGCGACGCCGCCCCGATAACGTCGCCAGGGCGGCATCGCATAGATGGCTGTCTCTATGTTTGCTCGTCGTTCACCGTTGCGGCACCAACAGGTCACATAGACATGGCTCTATGTGTGGTGTTGGTGTTCACGTCCCACCTCGTACGGAGGGTTCATGTCGCGTAGGACGGCAGTCGTCGCGGGACTCGCTGGGTTGAGTCTGTTGGCCGCGGCTTGCGGAAGCACGAGTGGAGTGGAGTCCGGGGGCTCGGAGAGCAGCACACAGGCCGCTCTGGGGCAGGACCAGATCTGCGGCAAGGGTGGCGCGGAGGCCAAGCCCGGGTACGCGAACGACATCCCGGAGCTCGCCGGTGGGAAGAAGCGGGTGTCGGGTGCCGGTTCGACGTTCGTCGCGCCGATGATGTCGGTGTGGACGAAGGATTAC contains these protein-coding regions:
- a CDS encoding alcohol dehydrogenase → GIHLTDVPVLNYERHLFYEREVRSVTSNTREDGRAFLRFAGEHRLEVTTVPYRLDRADRALADLAADAVTGAAVLVP